A region of Thermobifida halotolerans DNA encodes the following proteins:
- a CDS encoding response regulator: MSGTPPTRLGSIKVLVVDDHAFFRRGLVSVLAEEPDIDVVGEAGDGEEAVARAAALRPDVVLLDVRMPRAGGITACSGIKSAVPDAKIVMLTMSDEEEDLFEALKAGATGYLLKEISVVELPEAVRAVSNGQSFINPSMATKLIGEFAALARKDGERGRSQPASVPRLTGRETEVLRLVARGLNNRDIADRLYISDNTVKNHVRNILEKLQLHSRTEAAVYAIREKFLDADDADGDGTSSRSR; the protein is encoded by the coding sequence GTGAGCGGGACTCCCCCCACCCGACTGGGATCCATCAAGGTGCTCGTCGTCGACGACCACGCGTTCTTCCGGAGAGGGCTGGTCTCCGTTCTCGCGGAGGAACCGGACATCGACGTGGTGGGGGAGGCCGGAGACGGGGAGGAGGCGGTGGCCCGGGCCGCGGCGCTCCGCCCCGACGTCGTGCTCCTGGACGTGCGCATGCCCAGGGCCGGGGGGATCACCGCCTGCTCGGGAATCAAGAGCGCCGTCCCCGACGCCAAGATCGTGATGCTCACGATGAGTGACGAGGAGGAGGACCTCTTCGAGGCGCTCAAGGCCGGCGCGACGGGCTACCTCCTCAAGGAGATCTCGGTGGTCGAACTCCCCGAGGCCGTGCGGGCGGTCTCCAACGGCCAGTCCTTCATCAACCCCTCCATGGCCACCAAGCTCATCGGCGAGTTCGCGGCACTGGCGCGCAAGGACGGGGAGCGGGGGCGCAGCCAGCCGGCCTCGGTCCCCCGGTTGACCGGACGCGAGACCGAGGTGCTGCGTCTGGTCGCGCGGGGGCTGAACAACCGCGACATCGCCGACCGGCTCTACATCTCGGACAACACGGTGAAGAACCACGTCCGCAACATCCTGGAGAAACTCCAGTTGCACTCGCGGACCGAGGCGGCCGTCTACGCCATCCGGGAGAAGTTCCTCGATGCCGACGACGCCGACGGGGACGGGACTTCTTCCCGCTCCAGATGA
- the hpf gene encoding ribosome hibernation-promoting factor, HPF/YfiA family: MDIIVKGRRTGVSDKFRRHVEHKLAKLHKWDHKDMMSVDVEVSKERNPKLADHRERVELTIRSGGPVIRGEAAADDRYTALDLALDRIESRLRKVADRRKVHKGSRSLVSVAAATAQLPTESPLDTVTQTRTTVERREETVETEEEFDGAAVDDAFADEFVELDTQGGAPVVVREKFHHAEPMTIDQALMEMELVGHDFYLFRDKEQGSPSVVYRRKGFNYGVLRLME; encoded by the coding sequence GTGGACATCATCGTCAAGGGTCGACGCACAGGAGTCAGCGACAAGTTCCGGCGCCACGTCGAGCACAAGCTGGCCAAGCTCCACAAGTGGGACCACAAGGACATGATGAGCGTCGATGTGGAGGTGTCCAAGGAGCGCAACCCGAAGCTCGCCGACCACCGCGAGCGGGTTGAGCTGACCATCCGCTCCGGTGGCCCGGTGATCAGGGGGGAAGCCGCCGCGGACGACCGCTACACCGCCCTGGACCTCGCCCTCGACCGAATCGAGTCCCGGCTGCGCAAGGTCGCCGACCGCCGCAAGGTGCACAAGGGAAGCCGCAGCCTGGTCTCCGTCGCCGCCGCCACCGCGCAACTGCCCACCGAGTCCCCGCTCGACACGGTGACCCAGACGCGGACCACCGTGGAGCGCCGTGAGGAGACGGTGGAGACCGAGGAGGAGTTCGACGGAGCCGCCGTGGACGACGCGTTCGCCGACGAGTTCGTCGAACTCGACACGCAGGGCGGCGCCCCCGTGGTCGTCCGCGAGAAATTCCACCACGCCGAACCCATGACCATTGACCAGGCCCTAATGGAAATGGAGCTGGTGGGACACGATTTCTACCTCTTCCGCGACAAGGAGCAGGGCTCGCCCAGCGTGGTCTACCGCCGCAAGGGGTTCAACTATGGCGTGTTGCGCCTCATGGAATAA
- a CDS encoding ComF family protein, translating to MAILSVLSGWTAALGDLVLEQRCAGCGLGGAVVCAACAEALDQGPWRCRSRRGCPPVWAVGPHAGRGRAVLLAFKNGGRRALGERLARGLAGAVRAAAPTARRIRLVPVPGRAAATRQRGYDPVRTLSTIAAARLRGQGVDARAVSALRYVHATRDQVGLDSAARWSNLAGAMRARSHGGLPPEEGAAVVVDDVLTTGATLAEAVRALGATGVRVSGAAVVTERGPGTGRFGGEYGHTGRRGSGSDTGPFPDLLSGL from the coding sequence ATGGCGATTCTCTCGGTCCTCTCCGGATGGACGGCGGCGCTGGGCGACCTGGTGCTGGAGCAGCGGTGCGCCGGATGCGGCCTCGGCGGAGCGGTGGTGTGCGCGGCGTGCGCGGAGGCGCTCGACCAGGGGCCGTGGCGCTGTCGGTCCCGGCGGGGCTGCCCGCCGGTCTGGGCGGTGGGCCCCCACGCCGGACGAGGCCGCGCGGTCCTGCTGGCCTTCAAGAACGGTGGACGCAGGGCACTCGGGGAGCGGCTGGCCCGCGGACTGGCCGGCGCGGTGCGGGCGGCGGCGCCCACGGCGCGGCGGATCAGGCTGGTCCCCGTTCCCGGACGGGCCGCGGCCACCCGGCAGCGGGGCTACGACCCGGTGCGGACACTGAGCACGATCGCGGCGGCCCGGTTGCGCGGACAGGGGGTCGACGCCCGGGCGGTGTCCGCGCTGCGCTACGTCCACGCCACCCGCGACCAGGTGGGACTCGACTCGGCGGCGCGGTGGTCGAACCTGGCCGGTGCGATGCGGGCGCGCTCCCACGGCGGCCTCCCGCCGGAGGAGGGGGCGGCCGTCGTCGTCGACGACGTGCTCACGACCGGCGCCACCCTGGCCGAGGCGGTCCGGGCGCTCGGCGCGACGGGGGTCCGGGTCAGCGGCGCCGCCGTGGTGACCGAGCGCGGGCCCGGGACCGGGCGGTTCGGAGGTGAGTACGGCCACACCGGGCGGAGGGGGAGCGGTTCCGACACCGGCCCGTTCCCCGATTTGTTGTCGGGTTTGTGA